A stretch of the Arachis stenosperma cultivar V10309 chromosome 6, arast.V10309.gnm1.PFL2, whole genome shotgun sequence genome encodes the following:
- the LOC130935678 gene encoding endoribonuclease Dicer homolog 1 yields the protein MEGGNRVPGSGEGDPSYWLDACEDISCDFIDFDVSSIVSEQPDNASNQDFFGGIDRILDSIKNGGGLPLDAESNSNATAEPAAAAAAPPPQQPWLPHDAPPSAAAHSKLQHSLTPLPASNGSAKNELVAEKHGRTADAFQHPRAETNGCNKLLNGNDEGRVLVGCFVENGGLSRGRDQLREYDVDGEERYCKRARLGNYKNDRHYSGRVNYQFKEKERCFNRKRPRDSRDEIDVRRDKDSSRKKEHYGNCGWRDVRDRDWRDREQRGYWERDKLGSNDMVFRVGTWEADRDREEKMANDTKQESNGKLDKTYEEAKEKVPEEKARQYQLDVLEQAKTKNTIAFLETGAGKTLIAVLLIKSIHESLQKQNKKMLAVFLVPKVPLVYQQAEVIRERTGYQVGHYCGEMGQDFWDARRWQREFDTKHVLVMTAQILLNILRHSIIKMEAINLLILDECHHAVKKHPYSLVMSEFYHTTPKENRPSVFGMTASPVNLKGVSSQVDCAIKIRNLESKLDSIVCTIKDRKELERHVPMPSEVVVEYDKAGSLCYLHEQIKQMEVEVEEAAKSSSRRSKWQFMGARDAGAKEELRQVYGVSERTESDGAANLIQKLRAINYALGELGQWCAFKVAQSFLAALQNDERANYQLDVKFQESYLSKVVSLLKCQLSEGAVSDKHAEVDDSKHETTCNGTEPEEIEEGELPDSHVVSGGEHVDVIIGAAVADGKVTPKVQALIKILLKYQNTEDFRAIIFVERVVSALVLPKVFAELPSLSFVKCASLIGHNNSQEMRTYQMQDTIAKFRDGRVTLLVATSVAEEGLDIRQCNVVIRFDLAKTVLAYIQSRGRARKPGSDYILMVERGNLSHEAFLRNARNSEETLRKEAIERTDLSHLKDTSRLISVDTRPGTVYQVKSTGAVVSLNSAVGLIHFYCSQLPSDRYSILRPEFIMEKHEKPGCPTEYSCKLQLPCNAPFENLEGPICSSMRLAQQAVCLAACKKLHEMGAFTDMLLPDKGSGGEREKAEQNDEGDPLPGTARHREFYPEGVADTLKGEWILSGKDAYNNSKLFHLYMYSVECENVGISKDPFLTQVSDFAVLFGNELDAEVLSMSMDLFIARTVTTKASLVFRGSIDISESQLATLKSFHVRLMSIVLDVDVEPSTTPWDPAKAYLFVPMISDKSVDPVKQIDWFMVETIIGSDAWKNPLQKARPDVYLGTNERTLGGDRREYGFGKLRHGMAFGQKAHPTYGIRGAVAQFDVVKASGLVPNRDAMQTQKHISLTTKGKLMMADTCTNAEDLVGKIVTAAHSGKRFYVDSIRYDMSAENSFPRKEGYLGPLEYSSYADYYKQKYGVDLIYKHQPLIRGRGVSYCKNLLSPRFEHSEAHEGESEESHDKTYYVFLPPELCLVHPLPGSLVRGAQRLPSIMRRVESMLLAVQLRNMINYPVQALKILEALTAASCQETFCYERAELLGDAYLKWVVSRFLFLKYPQKHEGQLTRMRQQMVSNMVLYQYALSKGLQSYIQADRFAPSRWAAPGVLPVFDEDTKDGESTLFDQDTSISNTERMDCHTDEYEDELEDGELESDSSSYRVLSSKTLADVVEALIGVYYVQGGKRAANHLMKWIGIQIEFDPADEMDCARKPFNVPESILRSVDFDALEGALNMKFKDRGLLVEAITHASRPSSGVSCYQRLEFVGDAVLDHLITRHLFFTYTNLPPGRLTDLRAAAVNNENFARVAVKHNLHVHLRHGSSALEKQIKEFVKEVQDELSKPGFNSFGLGDCKAPKVLGDIVESIAGSIFLDSGRDTTLVWKVFQPLLHPMVTPETLPMHPVRELQERCQQQAEGLEYRASRVGNLATVEVFIDGVQVGAAQNPQKKMAQKLAARNALAALKEKEVAKNQKNDENGKKNGNQTFTRQTLNDICLRRNWPMPFYRCVNEGGPAHAKRFTFAVRVNTTDRGWTDECVGEPMPSVKKAKDSAAVLLLELLNKLYS from the exons ATGGAGGGTGGGAATAGGGTTCCGGGGTCAGGGGAGGGTGACCCTTCTTACTGGCTGGACGCCTGTGAGGACATATCATGCGATTTCATTGATTTTGATGTGTCTTCAATTGTGTCTGAGCAGCCTGACAACGCTTCCAACCAGGATTTCTTTGGTGGGATTGATCGAATCCTTGATAGCATAAAGAATGGTGGTGGCCTCCCGCTTGATGCCGAATCCAATTCCAATGCTACTGCTGAACCAGCTGCAGCAGCGGCAGCACCACCACCACAACAACCATGGTTGCCTCATGATGCCCCTCCTTCTGCAGCAGCACACTCCAAGCTGCAGCACTCTCTGACTCCACTTCCTGCCTCCAATGGTTCCGCGAAGAATGAATTGGTTGCAGAGAAGCATGGTCGCACGGCAGATGCTTTTCAGCATCCACGGGCAGAAACTAACGGCTGCAATAAGTTGTTGAATGGTAATGATGAAGGGAGAGTTTTGGTTGGTTGTTTTGTGGAAAACGGAGGCCTGAGCAGAGGGCGCGATCAGTTGAGGGAATATGATGTTGATGGTGAAGAGAGATACTGCAAAAGGGCGAGGCTTGGCAACTATAAGAATGACAGGCATTATTCTGGTAGAGTTAATTATCAATTCAAGGAGAAAGAGAGGTGTTTTAATAGGAAGAGGCCTCGGGATAGTAGAGATGAGATTGATGTTAGGAGGGACAAAGATAGTAGCAGGAAAAAAGAACATTATGGCAATTGTGGCTGGAGAGATGTTAGAGATAGGGATTGGAGGGATAGAGAGCAGAGGGGTTACTGGGAGAGGGATAAATTGGGTTCTAATGACATGGTTTTTCGCGTGGGCACTTGGGAAGCCGATAGGGATCGAGAAGAGAAAATGGCTAATGACACAAAACAGGAAAGCAATGGAAAGCTTGACAAGACATACGAGGAGGCTAAGGAGAAGGTTCCTGAGGAGAAAGCTAGACAGTATCAATTGGATGTTCTTGAGCAGGCAAAGACGAAGAATACTATAGCTTTTCTTGAAACCGGAGCAGGGAAGACCCTCATTGCAGTTCTTCTCATCAAAAGTATACACGAGAGTTTGCAAaagcaaaataagaaaatgcttGCAGTATTTTTAGTTCCAAAAGTCCCACTTGTTTACCAG CAAGCTGAAGTAATTCGGGAGCGGACTGGCTATCAAGTGGGTCATTACTGTGGAGAAATGGGTCAGGATTTCTGGGATGCTCGAAGGTGGCAGCGTGAATTCGACACTAAACAT GTCTTAGTCATGACAGCTCAAATTCTTCTGAACATCTTGAGGCATAGCATCATTAAAATGGAAGCAATCAATCTCCTAATTCTTGATGAGTGCCATCATGCTGTTAAGAAACATCCATATTCGCTGGTGATGTCCGAGTTCTACCACACAACTCCTAAAGAGAACAGGCCATCTGTATTTGGAATGACTGCTTCTCCTGTAAACTTGAAGG GAGTCTCCAGCCAAGTAGATTGTGCAATAAAAATTCGAAATCTTGAGAGCAAGCTGGATTCAATAGTTTGTACCATTAAAGATCGCAAGGAGCTGGAGAGACATGTGCCCATGCCCTCTGAAGTTGTGGTGGAGTATGACAAAGCCGGCAGTTTATGTTATCTACATGAGCAAATAAAGCAGATGGAGGTTGAAGTTGAAGAAGCTGCAAAATCGAGTTCAAGGAGAAGCAAATGGCAGTTTATGGGAGCTAGAGATGCTGGCGCAAAAGAGGAGCTGCGACAAGTATATGGTGTTTCTGAGAGAACAGAAAGTGATGGAGCTGCAAACCTAATTCAGAAGTTGAGAGCTATCAATTATGCACTTGGTGAACTGGGGCAGTGGTGTGCATTTAAG GTTGCCCAATCTTTTCTAGCAGCTTTGCAGAATGATGAAAGGGCTAACTACCAACTAGATGTCAAGTTTCAGGAATCTTATCTTAGCAAAGTTGTCTCTCTTCTGAAATGTCAGTTGTCAGAGGGTGCAGTTTCTGACAAACATGCTGAAGTTGATGACTCAAAGCATGAAACAACTTGCAATGGGACTGAACCTGAAGAGATTGAGGAAGGAGAACTTCCAGACAGTCATG TTGTCTCTGGTGGGGAGCATGTGGATGTCATAATAGGAGCAGCTGTAGCTGATGGGAAGGTGACCCCCAAGGTGCAGGCACTCATCAAAATACTACTGAAGTATCAGAACACAGAAGACTTCCGTGCAATCATCTTTGTTGAGCGTGTTGTGTCTGCATTAGTTCTACCGAAG GTCTTTGCAGAGCTCCCATCTCTTAGTTTTGTGAAATGTGCAAGCTTGATTGGTCACAACAATAGTCAGGAAATGCGGACCTACCAAATGCAGGATACAATTGCCAAGTTCCGTGATGGGAGG GTTACATTGTTAGTTGCTACTAGTGTTGCTGAAGAAGGGCTTGATATCCGGCAATGCAATGTCGTTATTCGCTTTGACCTTGCAAAGACTGTTCTGGCATACATTCAATCTAGGGGTCGTGCTAGAAAGCCTGGGTCTGATTACATCCTGATGGTTGAGAG GGGAAATTTGTCACATGAAGCATTCCTTAGGAATGCAAGAAACAGTGAGGAGACCTTACGCAAAGAAGCAATAGAGAGAACAGACCTTAGTCATCTGAAAGACACTTCAAGATTGATTTCAGTAGATACCCGACCGGGAACAGTTTACCAGGTCAAGTCAACCGGGGCAGTTGTGAGCTTAAATTCTGCTGTAGGTCTTATCCACTTCTACTGTTCCCAACTACCAAGCGACAG GTATTCAATTCTTCGCCCTGAGTTTATCATGGAGAAGCATGAAAAACCAGGATGTCCCACTGAATATTCTTGCAAGCTTCAACTACCTTGTAATGCGCCATTTGAAAATCTTGAGGGTCCTATCTGCAGTTCAATGCGTCTGGCACAACAG GCTGTTTGTCTGGCTGCTTGCAAGAAATTGCATGAGATGGGAGCATTCACTGACATGCTATTGCCGGACAAAGGAAGtgggggagaaagagaaaaggctGAGCAAAATGATGAAGGGGATCCACTTCCAGGGACTGCTAGACACAGGGAGTTCTATCCTGAAGGTGTGGCTGACACACTGAAG GGAGAATGGATCTTATCTGGAAAAGATGCTTACAACAATTCCAAATTGTTTCATCTTTATATGTATTCCGTGGAGTGCGAAAATGTAGGAATTTCAAAGGATCCGTTCTTAACTCAAGTTTCAGATTTTGCAGTACTTTTTGGCAATGAGCTGGATGCAGAG GTGTTATCGATGTCAATGGATCTATTTATCGCTCGAACTGTGACTACAAAGGCATCTCTTGTCTTTAGAGGGTCAATAGATATCAGTGAGAGTCAG TTGGCGACCCTGAAAAGCTTTCATGTAAGGTTAATGAGCATTGTCTTGGATGTGGATGTTGAACCTTCTACCACTCCTTGGGATCCCGCAAAAGCATATTTATTTGTCCCAATGATTAGCGATAAGTCTGTAGATCCTGTGAAACAAATTGACTGGTTTATGGTCGAGACAATAATTGGATCGGATGCATGGAAAAATCCCCTCCAGAAGGCTCGGCCAGATGTTTACCTTGGTACTAATGAGAGAACTTTAGGTGGAGACAGAAGGGAGTATGGATTTGGAAAATTGCGTCATGGCATGGCGTTTGGGCAAAAAGCACATCCAACCTATGGAATCAGAGGAGCTGTAGCCCAGTTTGATGTGGTAAAAGCTTCAGGATTGGTTCCTAACAGAGATGCCATGCAAACACAAAAACATATCAGTTTGACGACCAAAGGAAAATTGATGATGGCGGATACTTGTACTAACGCAGAGGATCTGGTTGGGAAAATTGTAACTGCTGCACACTCTGGGAAGAGGTTTTATGTTGATTCAATACGTTATGATATGTCTGCAGAGAACTCTTTCCCTAGGAAAGAAGGTTATCTTGGTCCTCTCGAGTACAGTTCATATGCTGATTATTACAAGCAAAA GTATGGGGTTGATTTGATTTACAAGCATCAACCGCTTATAAGAGGGCGTGGTGTGTCATACTGTAAGAATCTTCTTTCCCCTCGATTCGAACACAGTGAAG CACATGAAGGAGAATCTGAAGAATCTCATGACAAAACATATTACGTGTTCCTTCCTCCTGAACTATGCCTAGTACACCCTCTTCCTGGATCACTTGTTCGGGGTGCCCAGAGATTGCCTTCAATCATGAGGAGGGTTGAAAGTATGCTACTTGCAGTTCAGCTTAGGAATATGATAAATTATCCTGTGCAGGCTTTGAAG ATCTTGGAGGCCTTGACTGCTGCATCTTGTCAGGAGACATTCTGCTATGAAAGGGCAGAGCTTCTTGGAGATGCTTACCTGAAATGGGTCGTTAGTCGATTTCTTTTCCTAAAATACCCGCAGAAACATGAGGGCCAACTTACTAGGATGAGGCAACAAATGGTCAGCAACATGGTTTTATATCAGTATGCATTAAGTAAAGGCCTTCAATCATATATTCAAGCAGATCGCTTTGCCCCATCAAGATGGGCGGCTCCTGGGGTGCTGCCTGTCTTCGATGAGGATACCAAGGATGGAGAGTCAACTTTATTTGACCAGGATACATCCATTTCTAACACTGAGAGAATGGATTGTCACACTGATGAATATGAAGATGAGCTGGAAGATGGTGAGCTTGAGAGTGATTCAAGTTCTTACAGAGTACTGTCCAGCAAGACACTTGCTGATGTTGTGGAAGCACTCATTGGTGTATATTATGTCCAAGGAGGTAAGCGTGCCGCTAACCACCTTATGAAATGGATTGGCATTCAGATAGAGTTTGATCCTGCTGATGAGATGGACTGTGCAAGAAAGCCTTTCAATGTTCCAGAGAGCATACTTAGGAGTGTTGATTTTGATGCTTTAGAAGGTGCTTTGAATATGAAGTTTAAAGACAGGGGGCTTCTGGTAGAAGCCATTACTCATGCGTCCAGACCATCATCAGGAGTATCCTGTTATCAGCGGTTGGAATTTGTTGGTGATGCAGTTTTGGACCATCTTATTACCAGGCATTTGTTTTTCACTTACACAAATTTGCCACCGGGACGATTGACTGACCTTCGGGCTGCTGCtgtaaataatgaaaattttgcTCGTGTTGCAGTTAAACACAATCTTCATGTGCATCTCCGACATGGGTCTAGTGCCTTAGAAAAGCAG ATCAAAGAATTTGTCAAGGAAGTTCAGGATGAATTGTCAAAGCCGGGATTTAACTCCTTTGGCCTGGGAGACTGCAAAGCTCCCAAGGTCCTTGGTGACATTGTTGAATCTATTGCTGGCTCCATTTTTCTTGATAGTGGAAGGGATACTACTCTCGTTTGGAAG GTTTTTCAGCCTCTATTGCATCCCATGGTTACACCGGAGACTCTGCCAATGCATCCTGTGCGTGAGCTGCAAGAGCGATGCCAGCAGCAGGCCGAAGGCTTAGAATACAGAGCAAGTCGTGTTGGCAATCTTGCCACTGTTGAAGTATTCATTGATGGTGTGCAAGTTGGGGCCGCTCAAAATCCACAAAAGAAAATGGCTCAGAAATTAGCTGCCAGAAATGCCCTAGCTGCTTTGAAAGAAAAGGAGGTGGCAAAGAATCAGAAGAATGATGAAAATGGGAAAAAGAATGGAAACCAAACATTTACCAGACAAACATTAAACGATATTTGTTTGCGAAGAAATTGGCCTATGCCATTCTATCG ATGTGTGAATGAGGGCGGTCCAGCACATGCGAAGCGTTTCACATTTGCGGTGCGCGTCAATACTACTGATAGAGGATGGACAGATGAATGTGTTGGAGAGCCAATGCCCAGTGTCAAGAAGGCCAAAGACTCTGCTGCTGTTCTTCTCTTAGAACTACTAAATAAATTATACTCATGA
- the LOC130936009 gene encoding soluble inorganic pyrophosphatase 1-like: MSKKDEESKDNRQAPKLNERILSSLSRRSVAAHPWHDLDIGPDAPKIFNCVVEITKGSKVKYELDKKTGMIKVDRILYSSVVYPHNYGFIPRTLCDDNDPLDVLVLMQEPVLPGCFLRARAIGLMPMIDQGEKDDKIIAVCADDPEYKHYTDFKELPPHRLTEIKRFFEDYKKNENKEVAVNEFLPAATAFEAVQSSMDLYGEYIMQSLGR; encoded by the exons ATGAGTAAAAAGGATGAAGAATCCAAAGATAACCGCCAGGCACCAAAGTTGAATGAAAGGATCCTTTCATCACTGTCAAGGAGATCAGTAGCTGCACATCCTTGGCATGATCTTGATATTG GACCTGATGCTCCCAAAATTTTCAACTGT GTTGTGGAAATCACCAAGGGAAGCAAGGTGAAGTATGAACTGGATAAAAAGACCGGAATGATTAAG GTTGATCGGATTTTGTATTCATCGGTTGTGTATCCTCATAACTATGGTTTCATTCCTCGCACACTCTGTGATGACAATGATCCCCTTGATGTCTTGGTCCTCATGCAG GAGCCAGTTCTTCCTGGTTGTTTCTTGAGAGCCAGGGCCATTGGACTGATGCCTATGATCGACCAG GGAGAGAAGGATGACAAGATAATTGCAGTATGCGCAGATGATCCAGAGTATAAGCACTACACTGACTTCAAAGAACTTCCGCCTCATCGTCTCACTGAGATCAAACGCTTCTTTGAAGATTACAAGAAGAATGAGAACAAGGAGGTTgctgtcaatgagttcttgccTGCAGCCACTGCTTTTGAAGCCGTCCAGTCCTCAAT GGACCTTTATGGAGAGTATATTATGCAATCCCTGGGGCGATAG